AGTTATTTTGGAggtaattttcattttttttagtttGAGGGTGAATTTTTGTGATTTTCTATTTTGTTCGTGTTTTAGTGTATTCTACTCTTTTGGCTGCTTTATTAGATTAGTGATGAAGTATGGAGCTTGTTTTTTTGATTTTACTTACGGTGTTGAGATTTAAGTTTAGCTATGTTTTTATGGAACAAAGGGAGAAATTTGACACAATTggaccttttctttttcttgcaggGGCTGATTGGAAAAGTGGATAAAGATAGTTCCTTGAGCAGAAAAAGAGAAGCTTTAGGATGTTAACAGTTAAAGCTTGTAGCTTGTACCTGGTATTCTGTGATTTCCAACTTTCTGTTGTTGATACACAAAGAGTTATGCCCAGCGGTGAGGGTTCTCCCTTTGTTTTGGCTCAAAACATGGACTTTGGAATGTCTAGCTCCGATTTGGAAAGGAAATCACTGATTCATTTAATTGATATAGTAGATTCTGCTTGTTGTTCTGTGTAATTCTTTTTAATATAAAATCTCTAGATCTGGGGAGTTAGTCTTCATACAATTTTAGTGTTCTATAGTTGGTTAAGTGTTTGTAGATTGTTATCTATTGCATAAAAGTATGGTTCCACAGGGGCCTCCAAATCCACTTGGAGGAGGTGCCCAGCCTGTCCCGTCTTCGTTATTGCGatcaaattctagttttttgggagGTCAAGGGGGTGGAATGCCTACCCCAGGTAGTTTCCCTTCTATTGTGTCACCTCGGACTCAGTTTGGTAACATGAATATGCTAGGAAATGCTCCAAATGTTTCATCTCTGCTCCATCAGTCCTTAGGAAATGGCGGTCATAATCCAGGGCTTCCCGGAAATGGAATCTCTCAACGAGTTGATAATGTGGCCGAGTCTGATCCACTGTCCAGTGCTGGCAATGGTATGGGATTTAGTACTCCTTCAACATCGTTTGGCTCATCGGCCATGACAGCAAATCCAATTTCAGGTCAAGTTCAGGGACAGCGGTTTCCTAGCCCTTCTGGTAACCAGATGTTAATTGACCGATCACCGTCCCAACAACTTGATTCCCAGAATTACCAACATAATCAACAATTTCAGCAATTCTCTGCCCCTAGCAATTCCCAAACacagcaacagcagcagcaaTTTCAATCCATGCGAGGTGGATTAGGAGGCTTAGGATCTATCAAACAGGAGCCCCAGGTGACCAGTGATCAAACACCACAGCAGTTGCAAGCCCTGCGAAACCTGGCAACTGTAAAGCAGGAGCCCCAACAGATACAAAGTATGAGAGGCCTTGCCACTGTGAAGATGGAGCCACAACATTCCTCACCCTCTTTGTTTCTACATCAGCAACAgcaacagcagcagcagcagcagcagcaacaacagcagcagtTACTTCACATGTCCAAGCAGTCCCCTCAATCTGCAGCAGCGGCTCAGCTTTTCCaccagcagaggattatgcagctccagcagcagcagcagcaacaactcTTGAAGACTATTCCTCAGCAAAGAAACCCACTTCAACCGCAATTTCAACCACAGAATCATGCTATAAGGTCTCCTATAAAACCAGCTTATGAGCCTGGGATGTGTGCCCGTCGGCTGACTCATTATTTGTATCAGCAGCAACACAGACCTGAAGTAAGAAAACTGTGCCAACTATAATTTCTGGGTGGACTATAAACTCTGCACCCTACCACACAGCTTATCTGATCTCAATTGATCCTTTATTTGACTACAGCCCTATGATGTTACATTTGCACTACCTTTTTTTATAGGACAATAACATAGAGTTCTGGAGAAAATTTGTCGCCGAGTATTTTGCTCCACATGCCAAGAAAAAGTGGTGCGTTTCTATGTATGGAAGTGGTCGGCAGACCACTGGAGTTTTTCCTCAGGTTGGTTGTGTTATTGATTTTTCGTAATCAAATGTGAGAAATCTTCTTATATAGTGAAAAAATGTGGTTATAGCAAGTCATATACCACATCCACATCTATGGATTGATAAAGCTTTTCTGAAAATTGATTCTTTTTTCAGCTTTGATAACTAATTTGGATTTGTTGCTTATATGTTATGCAAATTTATTGCTGACCAACTTTTTCCTTGTATTAGAAAATTAATCACGATTATATAATTTGCAGGATGTATGGCACTGTGAAATATGCAACCGCAAGCCAGGCCGTGGGTTTGGTATGTTTCTTTGTAATTTTACAAAGCCATTGTCGTTGACTCGTAATATCTGCACCCATTTGGTTAATTTTCCTCAGTGTAATCTTTATTGGCATCTGATGTTTCTGAACTTATTTGTTCAGAAGCGACTGCTGAAGTCTTGCCCAGGCTTTTCAAgataaaatatgaaagtgggactTTGGAAGAGCTACTCTATATTGATATGCCGCGTGAATATCAGAATTCATCTGGACAGATTGTCCTAGACTATGCAAAAGCAATTCAGGAGAGTGTTTTTGAGCAACTTCGTGTTGTCCGTGATGGTCAGCTTCGAATAGTGTTCTCACAACCTGATCTGAAGGTTAATTGAAGAGCTCATAGCGTTTTATTTTAATAACTATACTTATTAATCAGTTGTTTAAGACATGGCACATTGCAGATGAATGCCTATTATTTTCTTTTAACTGTTTTCCTTTTTGTCAACTTGGCAGATCGTCTCTTGGGAATTTTGTGCTCGACGTCACGAGGAGCTAATCCCTAGAAGATTGTTGATACCTCAGGTTGCTCAATGTTGCTTTGAACTGCTAATTTACCTTGATCTATGTGAATCATGCTTCGGCTCTAACTAACCTGACTTGTATGTTTCTGTTTTGGCAAAAACTTTTGCTTTCTCTTACCATTTAT
This region of Nicotiana tomentosiformis chromosome 4, ASM39032v3, whole genome shotgun sequence genomic DNA includes:
- the LOC104116488 gene encoding transcriptional corepressor SEUSS-like isoform X3: MLTVKACSLYLVFCDFQLSVVDTQRVMPSGNAPNVSSLLHQSLGNGGHNPGLPGNGISQRVDNVAESDPLSSAGNGMGFSTPSTSFGSSAMTANPISGQVQGQRFPSPSGNQMLIDRSPSQQLDSQNYQHNQQFQQFSAPSNSQTQQQQQQFQSMRGGLGGLGSIKQEPQVTSDQTPQQLQALRNLATVKQEPQQIQSMRGLATVKMEPQHSSPSLFLHQQQQQQQQQQQQQQQQLLHMSKQSPQSAAAAQLFHQQRIMQLQQQQQQQLLKTIPQQRNPLQPQFQPQNHAIRSPIKPAYEPGMCARRLTHYLYQQQHRPEDNNIEFWRKFVAEYFAPHAKKKWCVSMYGSGRQTTGVFPQDVWHCEICNRKPGRGFEATAEVLPRLFKIKYESGTLEELLYIDMPREYQNSSGQIVLDYAKAIQESVFEQLRVVRDGQLRIVFSQPDLKIVSWEFCARRHEELIPRRLLIPQVSQLGAAAQKYQAATQNGSSTASVSELQNNCNMFVASARQLAKALEVPLVNDLGYTKRYVRCLQISEVVNSMKDLIDYSRETRTGPMESLAKFPRRNGSSAGVRGAAQPSEEQSQQQQQPQSQQQQQQQQQQQHTASQNSNHESSVQAGTMQLASSNGILSENNSLNPAPVTSSSSTGARLLRQNSMNSRQQATMNGVNSPYAGNGVNSPYAGNAVQMASPSSSNTMPQSQQNLSAFQSPTPCSSGNPPQTSHGGLTSGSHVNSANSPNISMHQPTLSGDIDANDSQSSVQKIIHEMMMSSQLGGGGLVGGGATRNDMKSVNGLITTANNSILNGSSCLVGNGTANANIGISPGYGNMGNGLSQAAMANGIRAALGNSSVAMNGRVGMPMAREQSVSQQQQDLGNQLLSGLGAVNSFSNLQFDWKTSP
- the LOC104116488 gene encoding transcriptional corepressor SEUSS-like isoform X1, with translation MVPQGPPNPLGGGAQPVPSSLLRSNSSFLGGQGGGMPTPGSFPSIVSPRTQFGNMNMLGNAPNVSSLLHQSLGNGGHNPGLPGNGISQRVDNVAESDPLSSAGNGMGFSTPSTSFGSSAMTANPISGQVQGQRFPSPSGNQMLIDRSPSQQLDSQNYQHNQQFQQFSAPSNSQTQQQQQQFQSMRGGLGGLGSIKQEPQVTSDQTPQQLQALRNLATVKQEPQQIQSMRGLATVKMEPQHSSPSLFLHQQQQQQQQQQQQQQQQLLHMSKQSPQSAAAAQLFHQQRIMQLQQQQQQQLLKTIPQQRNPLQPQFQPQNHAIRSPIKPAYEPGMCARRLTHYLYQQQHRPEDNNIEFWRKFVAEYFAPHAKKKWCVSMYGSGRQTTGVFPQDVWHCEICNRKPGRGFEATAEVLPRLFKIKYESGTLEELLYIDMPREYQNSSGQIVLDYAKAIQESVFEQLRVVRDGQLRIVFSQPDLKIVSWEFCARRHEELIPRRLLIPQVSQLGAAAQKYQAATQNGSSTASVSELQNNCNMFVASARQLAKALEVPLVNDLGYTKRYVRCLQISEVVNSMKDLIDYSRETRTGPMESLAKFPRRNGSSAGVRGAAQPSEEQSQQQQQPQSQQQQQQQQQQQHTASQNSNHESSVQAGTMQLASSNGILSENNSLNPAPVTSSSSTGARLLRQNSMNSRQQATMNGVNSPYAGNGVNSPYAGNAVQMASPSSSNTMPQSQQNLSAFQSPTPCSSGNPPQTSHGGLTSGSHVNSANSPNISMHQPTLSGDIDANDSQSSVQKIIHEMMMSSQLGGGGLVGGGATRNDMKSVNGLITTANNSILNGSSCLVGNGTANANIGISPGYGNMGNGLSQAAMANGIRAALGNSSVAMNGRVGMPMAREQSVSQQQQDLGNQLLSGLGAVNSFSNLQFDWKTSP
- the LOC104116488 gene encoding transcriptional corepressor SEUSS-like isoform X2, encoding MVPQGPPNPLGGGAQPVPSSLLRSNSSFLGGQGGGMPTPGSFPSIVSPRTQFGNMNMLGNAPNVSSLLHQSLGNGGHNPGLPGNGISQRVDNVAESDPLSSAGNGQVQGQRFPSPSGNQMLIDRSPSQQLDSQNYQHNQQFQQFSAPSNSQTQQQQQQFQSMRGGLGGLGSIKQEPQVTSDQTPQQLQALRNLATVKQEPQQIQSMRGLATVKMEPQHSSPSLFLHQQQQQQQQQQQQQQQQLLHMSKQSPQSAAAAQLFHQQRIMQLQQQQQQQLLKTIPQQRNPLQPQFQPQNHAIRSPIKPAYEPGMCARRLTHYLYQQQHRPEDNNIEFWRKFVAEYFAPHAKKKWCVSMYGSGRQTTGVFPQDVWHCEICNRKPGRGFEATAEVLPRLFKIKYESGTLEELLYIDMPREYQNSSGQIVLDYAKAIQESVFEQLRVVRDGQLRIVFSQPDLKIVSWEFCARRHEELIPRRLLIPQVSQLGAAAQKYQAATQNGSSTASVSELQNNCNMFVASARQLAKALEVPLVNDLGYTKRYVRCLQISEVVNSMKDLIDYSRETRTGPMESLAKFPRRNGSSAGVRGAAQPSEEQSQQQQQPQSQQQQQQQQQQQHTASQNSNHESSVQAGTMQLASSNGILSENNSLNPAPVTSSSSTGARLLRQNSMNSRQQATMNGVNSPYAGNGVNSPYAGNAVQMASPSSSNTMPQSQQNLSAFQSPTPCSSGNPPQTSHGGLTSGSHVNSANSPNISMHQPTLSGDIDANDSQSSVQKIIHEMMMSSQLGGGGLVGGGATRNDMKSVNGLITTANNSILNGSSCLVGNGTANANIGISPGYGNMGNGLSQAAMANGIRAALGNSSVAMNGRVGMPMAREQSVSQQQQDLGNQLLSGLGAVNSFSNLQFDWKTSP